The following coding sequences are from one uncultured Desulfobacter sp. window:
- a CDS encoding sulfite exporter TauE/SafE family protein, with translation MRRTCYYLAVMMLGLFVSAQMCLAANSATVSAASYKAGDVVEIKGQIEPGADLYLTLSQEGMFAPQDTDGVHETKKFKSITAKGDFDMDTAIPPMYYLVTNVPEKFGKVDKKKFGGPSVILGKGNGIYSTTMFYLKKNYDDVDPAARAMMGPIASAKQWNFLRWANENDFGINTIVKEGNRRGKVVIFSKTVVTDESSGNYWDKGTKINLDKNTGQFTVTFKSFRHTPPETKFDVYVNGDKTTSYTIEKNGFWLTKGYRYMNPIWILIGAILVGTYFSMIGAAGGLLMAAFQALVVNTMGPVGINAANVLKPSNMALTLFSPLGSFYRYAVVEKRVAWPVGLSFGVGIFIGSIWLGKYVSAVLPMKAYKEWLAVLVVLMGIKTLMEMTPKAMRKRKNIKAMTQKFNAEIAKAKAEGRAAEMGSIEPIKTGMTDYRFKFWGEEFRINPLLFGIIGVLIGIVSRSFGVGGGFLLVPAMTSIGALPMYVAVPISLIGTCFSSIGSFIGYLITGYLPDMTLAVSIIIGGFAGGMLGSRAQKMFSEMTLKVVLACTLFFLFFRFFKIEIWI, from the coding sequence ATGAGAAGAACCTGTTACTATCTGGCTGTCATGATGCTGGGTCTATTTGTGTCGGCCCAAATGTGCCTGGCCGCAAACAGCGCTACGGTATCGGCCGCATCCTACAAGGCCGGTGATGTGGTGGAGATCAAAGGGCAGATCGAGCCTGGTGCGGATCTTTACCTCACCCTGTCACAGGAAGGTATGTTTGCCCCCCAGGACACCGACGGTGTCCATGAGACCAAAAAGTTCAAAAGCATCACGGCCAAGGGTGATTTTGATATGGATACGGCCATCCCCCCCATGTACTACCTGGTGACCAACGTACCGGAAAAATTCGGCAAGGTGGACAAAAAGAAATTTGGCGGTCCCTCTGTAATTCTGGGCAAGGGGAACGGCATCTATTCTACCACCATGTTCTATTTGAAAAAAAATTATGACGATGTGGATCCGGCCGCCCGGGCCATGATGGGTCCCATCGCCTCTGCCAAGCAATGGAACTTTTTGCGCTGGGCCAATGAGAACGATTTCGGCATCAACACCATTGTCAAAGAGGGCAACCGCCGGGGCAAGGTGGTGATCTTTTCCAAAACCGTGGTCACCGATGAATCCAGCGGAAACTACTGGGACAAAGGCACCAAGATCAACCTGGACAAGAACACGGGACAGTTTACCGTCACGTTTAAATCCTTCAGACACACCCCGCCTGAGACCAAGTTTGACGTCTATGTCAACGGAGACAAAACCACCTCCTACACCATTGAGAAAAACGGATTCTGGCTCACCAAGGGCTACCGCTACATGAACCCCATCTGGATTCTCATCGGCGCCATCCTCGTGGGCACCTACTTCTCCATGATCGGTGCGGCCGGCGGACTGCTCATGGCGGCCTTCCAGGCATTGGTGGTCAACACCATGGGCCCTGTGGGCATCAACGCCGCCAACGTGCTCAAACCCTCCAACATGGCCCTGACCCTGTTCTCCCCCCTGGGTTCCTTCTACCGATATGCCGTGGTTGAAAAACGGGTGGCCTGGCCTGTGGGACTCTCCTTCGGCGTAGGTATCTTCATCGGCTCCATCTGGCTGGGTAAATACGTTTCCGCGGTTCTGCCCATGAAGGCCTACAAAGAATGGCTGGCCGTCCTGGTGGTGCTCATGGGAATCAAGACCCTCATGGAGATGACCCCCAAGGCCATGAGGAAACGTAAAAACATCAAGGCCATGACCCAGAAATTCAACGCCGAAATCGCCAAGGCCAAGGCCGAAGGCCGTGCCGCTGAAATGGGCTCCATCGAACCCATTAAAACCGGTATGACCGATTACCGTTTTAAATTCTGGGGTGAAGAGTTCAGGATCAATCCCCTGCTCTTTGGGATTATCGGCGTGCTCATCGGCATCGTCTCCCGCTCCTTTGGTGTGGGCGGCGGCTTTTTGCTGGTACCGGCCATGACATCCATCGGCGCACTGCCCATGTATGTCGCGGTCCCCATCTCCCTGATCGGCACCTGTTTTTCCAGTATCGGCTCTTTTATCGGTTACCTGATTACCGGGTATCTGCCGGATATGACCCTTGCCGTTTCTATTATTATCGGCGGGTTTGCAGGTGGTATGCTCGGCTCCCGGGCCCAGAAAATGTTCTCTGAAATGACCCTGAAGGTCGTACTGGCCTGCACCCTGTTCTTCCTGTTCTTCAGATTTTTCAAGATTGAAATCTGGATTTAG
- a CDS encoding DUF169 domain-containing protein, translated as MTTNDFTSLDFDQCLDDVTLAKSILADADKNDGKISDSAIVFALRNILKMKYYPVAVKYFFKEDELEDFKKNVDYKVSGPAVTFCAFVAASRQRGDILLGNAKKVGCGNAKFVMKWKEMDESEINSHLKYTKDRAQAERFVKTKKRLPEAPLAFATAPLHKAPFTPDLIHGMCDPLQSYHMANDWDAAFDSHPFEMIMTMNSSICHGCVQCYVMDKFNVTQMCSSSYTAGKTEQGEVNWIMPYAQMEPTVRWMLERTVRDGGVSFPRTGETYPGFDICKLCPLLNFRAPKDSEK; from the coding sequence ATGACTACAAATGATTTTACTTCACTGGACTTTGATCAATGTCTTGATGACGTAACCCTGGCAAAATCCATACTGGCCGACGCGGATAAGAACGACGGCAAAATCAGTGATTCCGCAATCGTCTTCGCCTTGAGGAATATCCTTAAAATGAAATATTACCCGGTTGCGGTAAAATATTTCTTTAAAGAGGATGAGCTGGAAGATTTTAAGAAAAATGTCGACTACAAAGTATCCGGTCCGGCCGTTACATTCTGTGCTTTTGTGGCTGCAAGCCGGCAGAGAGGCGATATCCTGCTGGGCAATGCCAAAAAAGTGGGATGCGGCAACGCAAAATTTGTGATGAAGTGGAAGGAGATGGATGAAAGCGAGATCAACAGTCATCTCAAGTATACCAAGGACAGGGCCCAGGCCGAACGATTCGTTAAAACAAAAAAACGACTGCCCGAAGCGCCCCTGGCCTTTGCCACCGCCCCCCTTCACAAAGCCCCCTTCACACCCGATCTGATCCACGGCATGTGTGATCCGCTTCAGTCATACCATATGGCCAACGACTGGGATGCCGCCTTTGACAGCCACCCGTTTGAAATGATCATGACCATGAACTCTTCCATCTGCCATGGCTGTGTTCAATGCTATGTCATGGATAAATTCAACGTCACCCAGATGTGCAGCAGCAGTTACACCGCCGGAAAGACGGAACAGGGCGAGGTCAACTGGATCATGCCCTATGCCCAGATGGAACCCACCGTTCGCTGGATGCTGGAACGTACGGTGCGTGACGGCGGCGTATCCTTCCCCAGAACAGGTGAAACCTATCCTGGCTTTGATATCTGTAAACTTTGTCCGCTCCTGAATTTCAGAGCGCCCAAAGACTCGGAAAAATAA
- a CDS encoding PEP/pyruvate-binding domain-containing protein encodes MIKNLFRHWTYQVFAPGTVLREKYEAFKRLLDHDRAAHEYLASLEDLYYNQRRVDLEFAAATYEAFSAEVAAMVRELLAMCPNGYWSLKEYHKKFDFYVRFMLAPPKFDFSPPFILTLDQDLCLDEKSAGGKAATLARLKQDLGLPVPQGFVITTRAFHFFMEAANLYPFVRQQLAGLDMDDPAGLAATARTLEKAILAVTLPEELVTEIDAGLAQCRGALGKEGATLKFAVRSSAVREDGDVSFAGQYLSLMHVDMADLGTAYKRVIASKYSPAALSYRIRSGIPDHDTPMAVLVLGMIEARSAGVIYTRDVNGRDPDSLTIYSTWGLGGSVVDGRVTPDMIRVDQDGGITGIRAGNKNRRLVPDGTHGTCMADTPKAEHHALSIGTTEILTLNKWARTVEEYFKTPQDMEWCLSVARALYLLQSRPLNAREGVEMNRSVPLPDLTPLCRAGQIICPGRAEGPVFKLNRLEQLEDMPDHAVVAAPFGLPQYAAAIHRMAGIILETGSAAGHFASVAREFNLPAIICTDGFDALESGSMVTLDAESGTVYPGQIKSLLAPSPGRSDPDGFSKSIFMEKLGFMIRFCADLKLTDPDAGDFTPDACRSMHDIIRFVHETAVREMFSLGQRKGTRKKGARQLISGLPMLFYVLDVGSEAHAGLCAEPPTKSVLGMRDLASIPLKALFKGLAHPDICWDEAGHFDWEAYDKIVMAGGIISADSPQFGSYAVVSRTYMNLNLRFGYHFVILDCICTQYPEQNYILFRFSGGGGNSGGRWRRAGFIAGVLEKIGFITQVTADLIDGRIIEVDETRIQAVLDLTGRLLGATKLMDMYLKEETDVQAYITAFMNGQYDFRSFKEENR; translated from the coding sequence GTGATTAAAAATTTATTCAGGCACTGGACCTATCAGGTCTTTGCGCCGGGCACGGTGCTCAGGGAGAAGTATGAGGCGTTCAAGCGTCTGCTGGATCACGACAGGGCTGCCCATGAATATCTGGCAAGTCTTGAGGACCTGTATTACAACCAGCGGCGGGTAGACCTGGAATTTGCCGCGGCAACCTACGAGGCCTTTTCTGCCGAAGTGGCGGCCATGGTCCGGGAACTGCTGGCCATGTGCCCCAATGGGTATTGGAGTCTGAAAGAGTATCACAAAAAATTCGATTTTTATGTCCGGTTTATGCTGGCCCCCCCTAAATTTGACTTTTCACCCCCCTTTATTCTGACCCTGGACCAGGATCTCTGCCTGGATGAAAAGAGTGCCGGGGGGAAAGCGGCGACCCTGGCCCGGCTGAAGCAGGATCTTGGACTTCCGGTTCCCCAGGGATTTGTCATCACCACCCGGGCCTTCCATTTTTTTATGGAGGCAGCCAACCTTTATCCCTTTGTCAGGCAGCAGCTGGCCGGCCTGGATATGGATGATCCGGCCGGGCTGGCAGCAACGGCCCGAACCCTTGAAAAGGCAATACTCGCAGTGACATTGCCCGAAGAGCTGGTGACGGAGATAGACGCTGGTCTGGCTCAATGCCGGGGTGCCCTAGGGAAAGAGGGGGCAACGCTTAAGTTTGCTGTACGAAGCAGCGCTGTGAGAGAAGACGGCGATGTCTCTTTTGCCGGCCAGTACCTGAGTCTGATGCATGTGGATATGGCGGATTTGGGGACGGCATACAAGCGGGTTATTGCAAGTAAATACAGTCCGGCCGCCTTATCCTACCGGATTCGGTCCGGGATTCCGGACCATGATACGCCCATGGCCGTATTGGTCCTGGGGATGATTGAGGCCCGTTCCGCCGGGGTTATCTATACCCGGGATGTCAATGGGCGTGATCCCGACAGCCTGACAATCTATTCGACCTGGGGGCTTGGCGGGTCGGTGGTGGACGGCCGGGTGACCCCTGACATGATCCGCGTGGATCAGGACGGCGGCATTACCGGTATCCGGGCAGGGAACAAGAATCGGCGTCTGGTTCCTGATGGGACGCATGGCACCTGTATGGCCGATACGCCCAAGGCAGAGCACCACGCCCTGTCCATCGGGACGACGGAAATTCTCACCCTGAATAAGTGGGCAAGAACGGTCGAGGAATATTTTAAAACCCCCCAGGATATGGAGTGGTGTCTCAGCGTGGCAAGAGCGTTGTACCTTCTTCAATCCCGTCCGCTCAACGCCCGGGAAGGTGTGGAAATGAACCGGTCTGTGCCGCTCCCGGATTTAACGCCGCTTTGCCGGGCAGGGCAGATCATATGTCCCGGAAGGGCCGAAGGGCCGGTGTTCAAACTGAACCGCCTGGAACAGCTTGAAGATATGCCGGACCATGCCGTTGTGGCCGCCCCCTTTGGTCTTCCCCAGTACGCGGCTGCCATTCACAGGATGGCAGGTATCATCCTTGAAACCGGGAGTGCGGCAGGGCACTTTGCCTCGGTTGCCCGGGAGTTCAACTTGCCGGCCATCATTTGCACAGATGGATTCGATGCCCTTGAATCCGGCAGCATGGTCACCCTGGATGCGGAGAGCGGAACCGTCTATCCGGGTCAGATTAAATCATTGCTCGCCCCGTCACCCGGTCGGTCCGATCCAGATGGGTTTTCCAAAAGTATTTTCATGGAAAAGCTTGGGTTTATGATTCGTTTTTGTGCGGATTTAAAGCTTACCGACCCCGATGCCGGAGATTTTACCCCGGATGCCTGCCGATCCATGCACGATATCATTCGGTTTGTCCACGAAACCGCAGTCCGGGAAATGTTTTCTTTAGGTCAGAGAAAGGGAACCCGGAAAAAAGGGGCCCGGCAATTGATATCCGGTCTTCCCATGCTTTTTTACGTCCTGGATGTGGGGTCGGAGGCGCACGCCGGTCTTTGTGCTGAGCCGCCGACAAAATCCGTCCTGGGTATGAGGGATTTGGCCTCGATCCCTTTGAAGGCCCTGTTCAAGGGGCTGGCCCACCCTGACATCTGCTGGGACGAGGCCGGCCATTTTGACTGGGAAGCCTATGATAAAATTGTCATGGCCGGCGGTATCATCTCTGCGGATTCACCCCAGTTCGGCAGTTATGCCGTGGTCTCCAGAACCTATATGAATCTTAACTTGAGGTTTGGATACCATTTTGTGATACTGGACTGCATCTGCACCCAATATCCGGAACAAAATTATATTCTGTTTCGGTTTTCAGGCGGCGGCGGCAATTCCGGGGGGAGATGGCGCCGGGCCGGGTTTATCGCAGGGGTGCTGGAAAAAATAGGGTTTATTACCCAGGTCACGGCTGACTTGATCGACGGCCGGATTATCGAGGTGGATGAAACCCGCATCCAGGCGGTCCTGGACCTGACCGGTCGGCTGCTGGGTGCCACCAAACTCATGGATATGTATCTTAAAGAAGAGACGGATGTGCAAGCGTATATCACTGCATTCATGAACGGCCAATACGATTTCAGGTCGTTTAAAGAGGAGAATAGATGA
- a CDS encoding dual specificity protein phosphatase, giving the protein MSYKLTWITQSLAVGCAPMSYAQLDTIRENGVHAIVNLCAEFSDLHEIEEKAGFDVFHLPIWDEDVPGMDQMEEALAWMDEALYLGKKVLVHCRHGIGRTGTFVTAYMIRKGLGLKAAAKKLKRSQANPSTYSQWKLVKKYNKTSGILKIRKPSLEIKNKVDLGWFFLDYEALVDRIDQEMAGVKAGDENACGRGAHPCCAHPFTMPFIEVIYIHTRMGRQMKSSARTETVQRAMDAVQAKDTACPFNCGAGCLIFDFRPVRCRTFMMDGFDRDGAQISNQLQELSRTVFLALSGKFLENGQFSFSMAETVSGKFVQAYFNFMAALEG; this is encoded by the coding sequence ATGAGTTACAAATTGACATGGATCACCCAGAGCCTGGCCGTGGGCTGCGCCCCCATGTCCTATGCCCAGCTGGATACCATCCGGGAAAACGGTGTCCATGCCATTGTCAACCTCTGCGCCGAATTCAGTGATCTGCATGAAATCGAAGAAAAGGCCGGATTCGATGTGTTTCATTTGCCCATCTGGGATGAGGATGTGCCCGGGATGGACCAGATGGAAGAGGCCCTGGCCTGGATGGACGAGGCTCTATACCTGGGCAAGAAGGTACTGGTTCACTGCCGCCACGGCATCGGCCGAACCGGAACCTTTGTTACCGCTTATATGATCCGTAAAGGTTTGGGGCTCAAGGCGGCGGCCAAAAAGCTCAAGCGCTCCCAGGCCAATCCATCTACATACAGCCAATGGAAACTGGTAAAAAAGTACAATAAAACGTCGGGCATCCTCAAAATCAGAAAACCCTCCCTGGAAATAAAAAACAAGGTGGATCTGGGCTGGTTCTTTTTGGACTATGAAGCGTTGGTGGACAGAATCGACCAGGAGATGGCCGGAGTGAAGGCAGGCGATGAAAACGCCTGTGGTCGCGGTGCCCATCCCTGCTGTGCCCATCCCTTTACCATGCCGTTTATCGAGGTGATCTATATCCACACCCGCATGGGCCGACAGATGAAATCAAGCGCGCGCACGGAGACGGTTCAGCGAGCCATGGACGCCGTGCAGGCAAAGGATACGGCCTGTCCCTTTAATTGTGGGGCCGGGTGTCTGATTTTCGATTTCAGGCCGGTCAGGTGCCGGACCTTCATGATGGATGGGTTTGACCGGGACGGTGCACAGATTTCAAACCAGCTCCAAGAACTGTCCCGAACGGTTTTTTTGGCCCTGTCCGGAAAATTCCTGGAAAACGGGCAGTTCTCCTTTTCCATGGCCGAAACCGTATCCGGCAAATTTGTCCAGGCTTATTTTAACTTCATGGCTGCATTGGAGGGATAA
- a CDS encoding HAD-IIA family hydrolase: MRRIDKRTYQKSFLLDMDGVIYTGSKLIPGAAKFVGRLKRQDFKFLFLTNNSYHTPQQLKERLSEMGINVTQDHFYTSAMATASFLSTQKPVDCSAYVIGGQGVIEQFEKHNIKITSENPDYVVLGETEEYDYKKIIEATLLIREGAKFIATNPDLTGPTLRGPVPACGALVAPIEKVTGIAPYFLGKPNPSMMYWARKKMGVHSANCFMIGDRMDTDIIGGLESGMTTCLMLTGVTCRESMSRFPYQPDYIFNHLGEIDPDAILSKRAWVEKVL; the protein is encoded by the coding sequence ATGAGGCGAATCGATAAAAGAACATATCAAAAATCATTTCTTCTTGACATGGATGGTGTCATCTACACAGGGTCAAAATTGATTCCCGGTGCGGCGAAATTTGTGGGGCGCCTTAAAAGACAAGATTTTAAGTTCCTGTTTTTGACCAATAATTCTTATCACACGCCCCAACAGCTCAAAGAGCGTCTTTCTGAAATGGGAATCAATGTAACACAGGATCATTTTTATACGTCGGCCATGGCGACGGCAAGTTTTCTGTCCACGCAGAAGCCTGTGGACTGTTCGGCTTATGTGATCGGCGGCCAGGGTGTTATAGAACAATTTGAAAAACATAACATAAAGATTACGTCCGAAAATCCGGACTATGTGGTGCTTGGGGAGACCGAGGAGTATGATTACAAAAAAATTATTGAGGCGACCCTTCTGATCCGGGAAGGGGCAAAATTTATTGCAACGAATCCGGATTTGACCGGACCGACCCTTCGGGGGCCGGTGCCGGCCTGCGGTGCCTTGGTTGCGCCCATCGAAAAGGTGACCGGCATCGCCCCCTACTTTCTTGGAAAACCCAATCCCTCCATGATGTACTGGGCCCGGAAAAAAATGGGTGTCCATTCAGCCAATTGCTTTATGATCGGTGACAGAATGGATACCGATATTATCGGGGGCCTGGAGTCAGGCATGACAACCTGTCTGATGCTCACAGGCGTCACCTGCCGGGAGAGTATGAGCCGTTTTCCCTATCAGCCGGATTATATTTTTAATCATTTGGGTGAAATTGATCCTGATGCGATATTATCCAAAAGAGCGTGGGTGGAAAAGGTGTTGTGA
- the ppk1 gene encoding polyphosphate kinase 1, translated as MTLDEQNDPIEHKPSRTEKQISTEFDLKSPEWFLNRELIWLEFNRRVLHEGQDPRTPLLERVFFLSVVGSNLDEFFMKRIGGLKQMVGAGVHKLSVDGRTPQEQIDDCHIVVQDILKQNQMLEVQLKALLADAGIVIITYAQLTKEQKTFADKFFSDNVYPLLTPQGMDPAHPFPFISNLSLNLLVKVSYPDSKHAYLNRIKVPVNSGISPRFIKIGQEDLYVPLEDLIANNLDLLFPGMTIESCDFFRVTRNAITERDQDQANDLLSMIESALRDRKFAEIVRLEVNLKMSLPLRGMLAAELMIDENKDVFEVEGIIAKRDLMQIAELDRQDLHFPLHQPVDHPELLGEDPNIFHIIREKGSILLQHPYESFDTSVERFIKEASQDPKVLAVKMTLYRTAKQSRVIQFLIDAAQNGKQVAVVVELKARFDESANIRWARSLEEVGIHVTYGVVDLKTHSKVIFVVRKDFDGLHRYAHIGTGNYHAGTARGYSDLGLFTCDSTIGSDLTELFNYLTTGYTVARKFKKLLPCPNILKKKLLEKIYRESTLSAEGRGGLIQLKTNALEDKDITRALYKASQAGVHIDLIVRDSCRLRPGIQGLSDNVRVISIVGRFLEHSRIFYFRNGGKEEYFISSADLMKRNLESRVEVCTPVESPRLQALLREMLDIQLNDRHSSWEMQSDGSYAQLKAAQGEDAHSSFELLIRNAEKRLKTTHRMVVKTGKVKSKKK; from the coding sequence ATGACCCTCGATGAACAGAATGATCCGATAGAACACAAGCCCAGCCGGACCGAAAAACAGATATCCACGGAATTTGATCTGAAATCCCCTGAATGGTTCCTGAACAGGGAGTTGATCTGGCTGGAATTCAACCGCCGGGTGCTCCATGAAGGGCAGGACCCGCGCACCCCGCTTCTGGAGCGGGTTTTCTTTCTCTCCGTCGTCGGGTCGAATCTTGATGAATTTTTCATGAAGCGCATCGGCGGGCTCAAGCAAATGGTCGGGGCCGGGGTCCACAAACTCAGTGTCGACGGGCGAACGCCCCAGGAACAGATAGACGACTGCCATATTGTTGTTCAGGATATTTTAAAACAAAATCAAATGCTGGAAGTACAGTTAAAGGCGCTGCTCGCAGATGCGGGAATCGTGATTATCACTTACGCCCAGCTGACCAAAGAACAGAAGACATTTGCCGACAAATTTTTTTCCGATAATGTATACCCGCTCCTGACCCCCCAGGGAATGGACCCGGCACATCCCTTTCCTTTTATATCCAACCTCTCCTTAAACCTTCTGGTCAAGGTAAGTTATCCCGATTCAAAGCATGCGTATCTCAACAGAATCAAGGTGCCGGTCAACTCCGGGATCTCGCCGCGATTTATAAAAATCGGCCAGGAAGATTTATATGTCCCGTTGGAAGACCTTATCGCCAACAACCTTGATTTGCTTTTCCCAGGCATGACAATTGAGTCCTGTGATTTTTTCCGGGTGACCCGCAATGCCATTACCGAACGGGACCAGGACCAGGCAAACGACCTGCTCTCCATGATCGAATCCGCCCTTAGGGATAGAAAATTTGCCGAGATCGTCCGGCTTGAGGTGAATCTGAAGATGAGTCTGCCCTTGAGAGGCATGCTTGCGGCCGAACTCATGATTGATGAAAATAAGGATGTTTTCGAAGTTGAGGGAATCATTGCCAAAAGAGACCTGATGCAGATCGCCGAACTTGACCGCCAGGATTTACACTTCCCCCTCCATCAGCCCGTTGATCATCCGGAACTGCTTGGCGAAGACCCCAATATCTTTCATATCATCCGGGAAAAAGGGTCCATACTCCTCCAGCACCCCTACGAATCATTTGATACATCTGTGGAACGGTTCATAAAAGAAGCCAGTCAGGACCCCAAAGTTCTGGCCGTTAAGATGACACTCTACCGGACAGCCAAGCAATCCCGCGTCATACAATTCCTGATTGATGCCGCCCAGAACGGTAAGCAGGTGGCCGTGGTTGTTGAATTGAAGGCGCGCTTTGACGAGTCGGCCAACATCCGCTGGGCCAGATCCCTGGAGGAGGTGGGTATCCATGTGACCTATGGGGTTGTGGACTTAAAGACCCATTCCAAAGTAATCTTTGTGGTCCGCAAGGATTTTGACGGCCTTCACCGTTACGCCCACATCGGCACAGGCAATTATCATGCCGGTACGGCCCGGGGATACAGCGACCTTGGACTGTTTACCTGTGATTCAACCATCGGGTCCGACCTGACGGAGCTGTTTAATTATCTGACAACCGGATACACGGTCGCCCGTAAATTCAAAAAGCTGTTGCCCTGCCCCAATATTTTGAAAAAAAAGCTGTTGGAAAAAATTTACCGGGAGAGCACATTGTCGGCGGAAGGCCGGGGAGGACTTATCCAGTTAAAGACAAACGCCCTTGAGGATAAAGATATCACAAGGGCCTTGTACAAAGCATCCCAGGCCGGGGTGCACATCGACCTCATTGTCCGGGATTCCTGTCGGCTGAGGCCCGGTATTCAGGGGCTGTCCGACAACGTTCGCGTGATTTCCATTGTCGGCCGATTTTTGGAGCATTCAAGGATTTTTTACTTTCGTAATGGAGGTAAGGAAGAGTACTTCATCTCTTCGGCCGACCTGATGAAACGAAACCTTGAAAGCCGGGTCGAGGTGTGCACGCCTGTGGAATCCCCACGACTGCAGGCCTTGTTGCGGGAGATGCTTGATATCCAGCTCAATGACAGACACAGTTCCTGGGAGATGCAAAGTGACGGCAGTTATGCCCAACTGAAGGCGGCACAGGGTGAAGATGCGCACAGTTCCTTTGAGCTCCTGATTAGAAATGCGGAAAAGCGGTTGAAAACGACACATCGAATGGTGGTGAAAACAGGAAAGGTGAAATCCAAAAAAAAATAA
- a CDS encoding arsenate reductase ArsC codes for MPKKNVLFVCEMNTCRSQMAEGWARTLHRDRINAFSAGIATGPLDPLAVKVMQEEGIDISGHEIHAVKDFLQKDIDWVITVCDTAARQCPNFPPEVNIICQSFDNPPELARNLKDEAEKLAVYRRVRDEIKTFVEGLPEKIAG; via the coding sequence ATGCCGAAAAAAAATGTACTTTTCGTTTGTGAAATGAATACGTGTCGCAGTCAAATGGCTGAAGGTTGGGCTCGTACTCTTCATCGTGACAGAATTAATGCTTTTTCAGCAGGGATTGCCACCGGCCCCCTTGATCCCCTTGCCGTTAAAGTTATGCAAGAAGAGGGTATTGATATCTCAGGCCATGAGATCCATGCGGTGAAAGACTTCCTTCAAAAGGATATTGACTGGGTTATAACCGTTTGCGATACTGCCGCCCGGCAGTGTCCCAATTTCCCGCCGGAGGTAAATATTATTTGCCAATCGTTTGATAATCCACCCGAATTAGCACGTAACTTAAAAGATGAAGCGGAGAAACTTGCTGTTTATAGACGGGTCCGAGATGAAATTAAAACGTTTGTTGAAGGGCTCCCCGAAAAAATTGCCGGGTAA
- a CDS encoding beta-ketoacyl-ACP synthase III: protein MTQPVYINDLSVFLPNEPVLNSQIEDVLGRINEIPSLTKKTMLDNNKIEKRYYAIDPSTGKFTHNNAQLTARAVQKLRPYPGFTPDDIQVLSCGTTGPDVILPGHGMMVAGELGAPPCEVVSTSGICLSGMTALKYVQMSVASGASTNGVCTGSELSSSFMRANFFNLAVDPDADIAGAPLLAFNADFLRWMLSDGAGAAFISNAPNAQGISLKIEWIDMISYAGELPTCMYAGGKQNKDGTISGWREADSCKEVLNDNLLAVKQDTGLLSRHIVKTMGQALSRIAEKRQLTAQDVDWYLPHYSSHYFRGKFYQVMKETGFEIPYEKWFTNLPYTGNVGSASIYIIMEELFKSGKLQKGEKLLCFIPESGRFSHCFMLLTVV from the coding sequence ATGACCCAACCGGTTTACATTAATGACTTATCCGTTTTTCTACCCAATGAGCCTGTATTAAACAGTCAAATCGAAGATGTCCTGGGCCGGATCAACGAGATCCCCTCCCTGACCAAAAAAACAATGCTGGATAACAATAAAATTGAAAAGCGGTATTATGCCATTGACCCCTCAACCGGAAAATTCACCCATAATAACGCCCAGCTCACGGCCCGGGCCGTGCAAAAGCTTCGCCCTTACCCAGGCTTCACGCCCGATGACATCCAGGTTTTAAGCTGCGGCACCACAGGTCCGGACGTCATTCTTCCCGGTCATGGCATGATGGTGGCCGGAGAACTTGGGGCGCCCCCCTGTGAGGTAGTCTCCACATCCGGTATCTGCCTGAGCGGCATGACCGCATTAAAATATGTCCAGATGTCGGTGGCAAGCGGCGCATCCACAAATGGCGTCTGCACGGGGTCCGAACTCTCCTCATCTTTCATGCGGGCCAATTTTTTCAACCTGGCCGTGGACCCTGACGCCGACATCGCCGGCGCACCGCTGCTTGCATTCAATGCTGATTTTCTGCGCTGGATGCTTTCCGACGGTGCCGGGGCGGCCTTTATATCCAACGCGCCGAACGCCCAGGGCATTTCACTGAAAATTGAGTGGATTGATATGATCTCCTATGCCGGAGAACTTCCCACATGCATGTATGCCGGGGGAAAACAGAATAAGGACGGCACCATTTCCGGATGGCGGGAGGCGGACTCCTGCAAAGAGGTATTGAATGACAACCTGCTTGCCGTTAAACAGGACACCGGCCTGCTGAGCCGCCACATTGTAAAAACCATGGGGCAGGCCCTAAGCCGTATTGCCGAAAAACGGCAGTTAACAGCCCAAGACGTGGACTGGTACCTGCCCCATTACTCGTCACACTATTTCAGGGGTAAGTTTTATCAGGTGATGAAAGAGACCGGATTTGAAATTCCCTATGAGAAATGGTTTACCAACCTGCCCTATACGGGGAACGTGGGATCAGCATCCATCTACATCATCATGGAAGAGCTGTTTAAATCGGGAAAACTACAAAAAGGAGAAAAGCTGCTCTGCTTTATTCCTGAAAGCGGACGGTTTTCCCATTGCTTCATGCTCCTGACCGTGGTTTAG